A portion of the Oreochromis niloticus isolate F11D_XX linkage group LG10, O_niloticus_UMD_NMBU, whole genome shotgun sequence genome contains these proteins:
- the kdm6bb gene encoding lysine (K)-specific demethylase 6B, b isoform X6 — MYHSVELYSGRNTWDSYSVGGPNKGQWAPVNARPWSHTQRLQEGRKQPYHSLSSRIYSRGDRTINHVPDKGISKGHSQLLRIWDGKELQFEVQNWHHNSIRSFHIRDGTNNGYLPGPEERYANWQNNNGGPRLHRNNRELQGTAPERWAHSDPRRSFPDRMVNNRTGPWKRPALHQRREQAHHHSPPPEHPLTPRDECPAKRRRDSGPDQACHTGSRHLPLLAHAPSSPHQQRSNQDDWKPPSDRAGPCHHSEHRTSTTQQQETSKLRAGRHGFSDPVPSNQSCGRRPPHYGSRGKVERKISSSPADHTRVPYSHQHHHYNHQRHTGQPRAPQHNAPLHPLEDKDSWNHHHKQSTENQRIHQRTNSRDPSLSKSGVDSPQYSSVLCGPNNGGSTSSSTGAPSSPSSDKMLNGRKDSPVIQQRCPSLSGQLKLQESPSVIPRPSRASSASPTPRAGSKSRLSDLKYRKTSQLLCSRQSPHDRSRVDKPERELEDKKSESKQKYKLLKKEKKGDVLKMGRKGEDRKRRKKKEEKRLAEKKKKRDKASKKERKLALKMKVTEQEMFSSVSASTFLSEAKISKMETLNGENQAQSPPKHKHRDRSEKGEKTTHRSSTNTLHPRPTLQQSSSKSENHKMLKKSSSAPETPLPKKTSHQASKRSTIVSTQLEGEPKAKPDDTLPSLLFKALAPLSTVCSAGLEQQGGQGGVLNAPDLQPVAVMGNLRETGDNLANTPPVLSWQGSPVSDLGDDEEELEKGVLSRPVLQLSPTQCLSPPPVESESIDNMNAEDYSHSSMSEFSDLPCSIEQVSEEEKEVMMDSRGKLSGSPFHEFHNDDTGFDDVFESLATLLASQRVACRGGPFGGPPASDANGVKYSCSLELGPDIHCPENQDFFPTSYPTGSSEPSNQSPVHITTDTLEEFHSLADVSKPATSSMVQEKEEENESDVQGAMKQDGKDAAITMERKETLLDGSLSAELTLTTTHTVMKMVKKAPSTKEKSGKGTKTERAGKEKKRKQKVKDGKGEGAIKIKIKRGENKVISCKIKTSRVPDVKDSDTSSSVPVISYSARPVKDSMKGQTPQENQTPNGKNIERQKMDTGNSNATTDEKKGLDNETACVVGITDITTSNSASAVSTSPSKLDRPTPASKVDPLKLKALSMGLSKELKILLVKVESGGRQTFNISEVQEQRIPIPLSKISITNTAADVIGACRGASVKGKFKESYLPPAFSVKPNIAAETPIPRDKLNPPTPSIYLESKRDAFSPVLLQFCTDPKNAVTVIRGLAGSLRLNLGLFSTKSLVEANSDHAVEVRTQVQQPADENWDPSGATQTWPCESSRSHTTIAKYAQYQASTFQESLEMCYRRRRRVRMRKTRNRLQTNRRPQKPL; from the exons ATGTATCACTCAGTAGAGCTCTACTCTGGCCGTAACACATGGGACTCCTACTCAGTTGGAGGACCTAACAAAGGACAATGGGCTCCTGTAAATGCTCGCCCCTGGAGCCACACACAGAG GCTGCAAGAAGGGCGCAAACAGCCATATCATTCTCTGTCAAGTCGTATTTATAGCAG GGGTGACAGAACAATCAACCATGTCCCGGACAAAGGTATCTCAAAGGGGCATAGCCAGCTGCTGCGAATTTGGGATGGTAAAGAGCTGCAGTTTGAGGTCCAGAACTGGCATCACAACTCCATCCGTTCGTTCCACATCCGAGATGGCACCAACAATGGTTATCTGCCAGGACCAGAGGAACGCTACGCAAACTGGCAAAACAAT AACGGGGGCCCTCGCCTGCATCGCAACAACAGGGAGCTTCAGGGAACCGCGCCAGAGAGATGGGCCCACTCAGACCCCCGCAGGAGTTTCCCAGACAGGATGGTGAACAACAGAACAGGACCATGGAAACGGCCAGCCCTCCACCAGCGACGGGAGCAAGCGCATCACCACAGTCCACCCCCGGAGCACCCATTAACCCCCCGGGATGAGTGTCCAGCTAAGAGGAGAAGAGACTCGGGACCTGATCAG GCTTGTCATACTGGATCCAGGCACTTACCTTTACTTGCCCATGCCCCATCATCACCTCACCAACAGCGCTCCAACCAGGATGATTGGAAGCCTCCAAGTGACAGGGCGGGTCCATGCCACCACTCTGAACACAGGACCTCAACAACACAGCAACAG GAAACCTCTAAACTGCGAGCTGGGAGACACGGCTTCAGTGACCCAGTGCCGTCCAACCAGAGCTGCGGCAGGAGGCCACCACATTATGGAAGCAGAGGGAAGGTCGAACGGAAAATCTCATCTTCACCAGCAGACCACACCCGTGTGCCTTACAGCCACCAACACCATCACTATAACCATCAACGGCACACAGGCCAGCCTAGAGCACCTCAGCACAACGCCCCACTACACCCTCTGGAGGATAAGGACTCTTGGAACCATCATCACAAACAAAGCACA GAGAATCAGCGCATTCATCAACGAACAAATTCAAGGGACCCCTCCCTCTCCAAATCTGGTGTAGACTCTCCTCAGTACTCATCTGTCCTCTGTGGTCCGAACAATGGAGGTTCTACTTCCAGCAGTACAGGTGCTCCTTCCAGTCCTTCTTCAGACAAAATGCTCAATGGCAGAAAAGATTCACCAGTCATTCAGCAGCGTTGTCCCAGCCTCAGTGGGCAGCTAAAGCTCCAAGAAAGTCCCAGTGTCATTCCGAGACCCAGTCGGGCATCAAGTGCATCTCCGACACCCCGTGCTGGTTCAAAATCTAGGCTTTCAGACCTCAAGTACAGGAAGACCTCACAGCTCCTCTGCTCACGGCAGTCTCCCCACGATAGATCAAGAGTGGACAAGCCTGAGAGGGAGTTAGAAGATAAAAAGTCTGAATCCAAACAAAAGTATAAGCTgctgaaaaaagagaagaagggTGACGTTCTGAAGATGGGCAGAAAGGGTGAGGACAGAAAAAGGCggaagaaaaaagaggagaaaaggttggccgagaagaaaaagaaacgcGATAAAGCATCTAAGAAGGAACGAAAATTAGCCCTCAAAATGAAAGTTACAGAACAGGAAATGTTTTCTTCCGTCTCTGCTTCCACCTTTCTAAGTGAGGCCAAGATAAGTAAAATGGAGACTTTGAACGGAGAGAATCAGGCCCAGTCACCACCCAAACACAAGCACAGGGACAGGAGTGAAAAAGGAGAGAAGACTACGCATAGGTCATCCACAAATACCCTTCATCCCAGGCCCACTTTACAGCAGTCATCCTCAAAGTCTGAAAATCACAAAATGCTCAAAAAGAGCAGCAGTGCCCCAGAAACCCCTCTTCCTAAGAAAACCAGCCACCAGGCCAGCAAGCGTTCCACCATCGTCTCAACCCAACTGGAAGGTGAGCCAAAAGCAAAGCCAGATGACACACTCCCTTCCCTCTTATTTAAAGCCTTAGCGCCTCTCAGTACAGTGTGCTCAGCTGGCTTAGAGCAGCAAGGCGGGCAGGGAGGAGTTCTCAACGCTCCAGACCTTCAGCCCGTGGCTGTGATGGGAAATTTAAGGGAAACGGGAGACAACCTTGCCAACACACCTCCTGTGCTTAGCTGGCAGGGATCTCCAGTATCAGATCTTGGAGATGATGAGGAGGAGCTAGAGAAAGGTGTACTAAGCAGACCCGTCCTCCAGCTCAGCCCCACTCAATGTCTTTCACCCCCTCCTGTAGAGAGTGAAAGCATTGATAATATGAATGCAGAAGATTATTCCCACAGCAGCATGTCTGAATTCTCCGATCTACCTTGTTCAATTGAACAAGTTTCGGAGGAAGAAAAGGAAGTGATGATGGACAGCAGAGGGAAGCTGTCTGGCTCTCCCTTTCATGAGTTTCATAACGACGACACAGGTTTTGATGATGTCTTTGAGAGCCTGGCCACCTTGCTTGCCAGCCAGAGGGTCGCGTGCCGAGGTGGTCCATTCGGCGGTCCTCCTGCTAGTGATGCAAATGGAGTAAAGTACTCTTGCTCTCTTGAACTGGGCCCAGATATCCACTGCCCCGAGAATCAGGACTTCTTCCCTACATCATATCCCACAGGATCCTCCGAACCCAGTAATCAATCACCAGTTCACATTACCACAGACACACTTGAAGAATTCCACAGTCTGGCAGATGTGAGTAAGCCAGCCACCAGCTCAATGGTGCaggaaaaagaggaggaaaatgAGAGTGATGTACAAGGTGCGATGAAACAAGATGGCAAGGATGCAGCAATCACAATGGAGAGGAAGGAGACTCTTTTGGATGGGTCATTGAGTGCAGAGCTGACTCTGACCACAACACATACAGTAATGAAGATGGTAAAGAAAGCTCCCTCTACCAAGGAAAAAAGTGGAAAGGGCACAAAGACAGAACGTGCaggcaaagagaaaaagagaaaacagaaggtAAAGGATGGGAAAGGAGAGGGAGCGATCAAGATTAAGATAAAGAGAGGAGAAAATAAGGTCATCAgctgtaaaattaaaacaagTAGAGTACCTGATGTTAAAGACAGCGACACTTCATCTTCAGTGCCAGTTATTTCATACTCAGCCAGACCGGTCAAAGACAGCATGAAGGGCCAGACTCCTCAGGAAAATCAAACCCCAAATGGCAAAAATATCGAAAGACAGAAAATGGACACTGGGAATTCAAATGCAACAACAGATGAGAAGAAAGGGTTAGATAATGAGACTGCCTGTGTAGTCGGAATTACAGACATCACCACCTCAAATTCAGCATCAGCTGTATCAACAAGTCCATCCAAATTAGATCGTCCTACACCAGCAAGTAAAGTGGACCCACTGAAACTGAAAGCGCTGTCCATGGGCTTGTCTAAGGAGCTGAAGATCCTCTTGGTTAAAGTGGAGAGCGGCGGAAGGCAGACATTCAACATATCAGAGGTGCAGGAGCAACGAATCCCAATCCCACTTTCCAAGATCAGCATCACAAATACAGCCGCTGATGTGATCGGAGCATGCAG GGGGGCAAGTGTGAAAGGGAAATTCAAGGAGTCGTACTTGCCTCCCGCATTTTCGGTTAAACCCAACATTGCAGCTGAGACCCCCATTCCTCGCGATAAGCTGAATCCTCCTACACCAAGCATCTAT TTGGAGAGCAAGAGGGATGCCTTTTCTCCGGTTCTGCTTCAGTTCTGCACTGATCCCAAAAACGCTGTTACGGTCATCAGAGGCCTCGCTGGCTCCCTCCGCCTTA ATCTTGGTCTGTTCTCAACCAAATCTCTGGTGGAGGCCAATTCGGACCATGCAGTGGAAGTGAGGACTCAGGTTCAGCAGCCTGCTGATGAGAACTGGGATCCAAGTGGTGCGACTCAGACGTGGCCCTGCGAGAGCAGCCGCTCACACACCACCATTGCCAAATATGCCCAGTACCAGGCCTCCACCTTTCAGGAGAGCCTGGAG